Below is a window of Cryobacterium sp. PAMC25264 DNA.
CCGAGCCGTCGGACGCGGCACCGAGGAAGTGGGTGTCGCTGAGGTGGGCGATGAGGTGGGTGGCGGCCGGGTACTGCCCCAGTTGAGCTACGGCACTGTCGTCACGCTCGGTGGTGTGATCGGACGAACGCCCGGCGGGGCTCGGCCCGGGTTGCGCTGGTGCCGGCGCTGACATCTGCGCGTTGGTCGGTGTGGTGTCCGTCATCGGCTGGCCCCTCGCCCTCTCGGCTGATCCGGCGCGTGATGCGCCACGGTCTCCCTATCACCCTAAACGCCCCCACCGACCTCCCCGGCGGCCGCACGCGCAGCCGTGCCCGCCGCCGCACCCGGAACTGGCCACGATCCGGACATCTGGTCCCGGTGTGCCGGGACCAGATGTCCGGACGAGGAACAGTTGTCAGGAGGAGTGCTGCGGGGAGGTCACGCAGGGACCTCGAGGAGCGAGAGGCCGCTCAGGTGACCCGCACCCAGCCGGTGGCGCGCTCCCGCACGGACCCCTCCAGATCGAGGGTGCCGAGGGCGCCGAGCACCGCGGCCGTCGAGAGCCCGGACCGCCGGGCGAGCTCGGTCGGCACGCGTGGCGCCCGAACGCTCAGAGCGTCGAAGACCCGGATCTGATCGCTCGTGCGCTCCCGCGGCCCGGCACCGTCCACAGCTCCGCCCGCGCCGGGGAGGTCGAGCTCAAGATCGACCCCCACTCCGATCAGCTCGGCCATCTCGGCGGCCGTGGTCACGCAGATGGCGTCGTAGTCGCGCAGCAGTCGGTGACAGCCGGCGGAGGTGGGCGAGGTGACGGGCCCGGGTACGGCTCCGAGCGGGCGTCCGAGGGCGGCAGCGTGTCCGGCCGTGTTGAGCGACCCAGAACGCCAGCCGGCCTCCAATACCACCGTGGCCTGGCTTGCCGCGGCGATGAGTCTGTTTCGTTGCAGGAACCTCCATTTTGTGGGGGCCGCCCCGCACGGCAGCTCGCTCATCACCGCCCCTGCTTCCACGATGCGGGTGAGAAGGGCGTCGTGTCCGCTCGGGTAGAAGCGGTCGACTCCCCCGGCCAGAAACGCCACGGTGGTTCCGTTGCTGGCCAGAGCCGAGCGGTGTGCCATGCCGTCGATGCCGTAGGCGGCGCCGGAGACGATGGCCAGACCGCGGTCGACCAGACCAGCGGCGGCCTCCATGGCCACGTGTTCGCCGTACCCGGTGGCCGCTCGAGCGCCGACCAGGGCGATCGAATGGCGGAGCGCGGCCAGGGCCTCTGGGCGTCCGCGCCACCACAGGGCCAGCGGGGCATGCCGCTCCAGGTCGTCGACGCCGCCAGGCCAGAGCAGGTCGCCCGGCAGCAGGAGGGTGGTGTGGGTGCGTCGGGCCTGCTGCAGGGACCGGATCACCTCGGCGGACGACAGCCGGGGGCGCCAGCGGGCCAGCGCCAGCGACAGCTCCCCGAGCAGGCCGGCCGGGTCTCCAGCCCCGTTCTCGTCGACGCCGACCGCGAGGCTGTCCGACAGCCGCTCAGGCGGCCAGGCCTCCACGACGGCGGTCAGCGCCCGCACCGCCCCGAGCCGCTCGACGACGGCTCCTGCCACGCCGTCGCCTGGCTCGGCGATGGTGGACCACGCTGCGCGCGCGAAGAGCTCGGCGTCGAGCGCGAGCGCGGTTTCGGCCGCCGGGCCGGTCCTGTCCCCCGCGGCCTGGGCCGGGGGCGAGGCTGCGGACTGCGTTGGGGCGGATGCGTCCGGGGCGGCGCCGGGGCGCACACCGTCGGCCAAGGACCGCACGAGTTTCTCCTCCAGACCGAACAGGTTCATGACGCCATTCCCTTCCGCAGGTAGAGCGCCTGCCCCACTTCGTCGGCTCCCGGCCGGGAGACTCCGGTCAAGTCCGCTATCGACCAGGCGACCCGCAGCACCCGGTCGTAGCCGCGCATGGTGATGCCGCCGCGCTCCAACGCCCGGTCGAGCAGGGCCGTGACGGAGCCGGCCAGGCGCGTCTGGCGCCCGCGCAACCACGGCCCCGTCGCCTCGGAGTTGAGGGTCCACGGGGTGTCCTTCAGCCGCTCCGCCGCCGCGGCCCGTGCGGCGACCACCCGGTCCCGCGCCAGGGCGCTGGAGAGCCGCCCGCCATCGGCCGACAGGCGGAGTTCGGCGGCGCTCACCCGCTTGACGGCGAGCTGGATGTCGATGCGGTCCAGCAGGGGCCCGGAGAGGCGTGCAAGATAACGCCGCCGCGAGTTCGGGGCGCAGCTGCAGTCGTCCCCCGTGCCGTACTGGCCGCACGGGCACGGGTTGGCCGCCAGCACCAGCTGGAACCGTGCCGGGAAATGCGCGACCGAATTGGCACGGTGGATGCTGATCCGGCCGGACTCCAGCGGCTGGCGTAGCGCGTCGAGCACGGCCGCGGCGAATTCTGGTGCCTCATCGAGGAAGAGCACCCCGTGCGAAGCGCGCGCAGCGGCGCCCGGGCGGATCTGGCCGCTGCCGCCACCCACCATGGCCGCCGCGGTGATGGTGTGGTGCGGCGCCTCCAACGGCGGCCGGGTGATCAAGGACCGCCCCACTGGCCGGCCGCTCAACGACCGCAGCGAACTCACCTCGAGGGAGGCGGCCGGACCCAGGTCGGGAAGCAGGCCCGGTAGCCGGGCGGCGAGCATGGTCTTGCCGGCTCCGGGCGGGCCGAGCATGAACACATGGTGGCCGCCCGCGGCCGCCACCTGCAGCGCGAGGATGGCTTCGTCGTTGCCCACCACATCGATGAGGTCCAGCGACTCGTCGACGCTGTCTTCCTCTGCCGGTTGCGTCAGCACGTCCACAGCAATCGGCTCCAACCGCGCACCGTGCCAGATCAGGGCGTCCCGGAGTGAGGCGACACCGATCACCCGGATGCCCGGAACGAGCGCCGCCTCGTCGCAGTTGCCGGCCGGTACCATCACGGTGCGGTAGCCCGAACGGGCCGCGGCGATCACTGCCGGCAGCATTCCCGGGGTGGGCCGGAGCCTCCCGTCGAGGGCAAGCTCGCCGATGTGCAGCACCGCGCCCACGGATTCGGCCGGCACGACGCCATCCGCGGCGAGACACGCCACGGCTATGGCGAGGTCGAACCCCGAGCCGTGCTTACGCAGCGCGGCCGGCGACAGGTTCACCGTGAGCTTGTGCGGGTTCAGCGCGCAGCCGGAGTTCTTGGCCGCCGCCCGCACCCGCTCCGCGGCCTCGGCCAGCGCCGCGTCGGGCAGCCCGATGAGGCGGAGGCCGGGCAACTGGCTCGAGATATCGGCTTCCACCTCGACGATCGATCCGGCCAGCCCGATCAACGCCACCGACCGGGTGCGTGCCAGCCCCATCAGAACACGCCCTCGAGGTGCTCCACGACGGGTTCATGGCCGGCCCGGGCAATCACTCCGATGACGTCGATGCGAATCCGGCGGGCCCGAAGCCCGGACTGCTCACACCAGGCCCCGGCCAACCGTCGCAACCGGGCCAGCTTGGCCACCGTGATCGCCTCAAACGGATGCCCGTATCCAGTGCCCGAACGAGTTTTGACCTCGACGAACACGATGTCGCCGTCCTTGGCCACCACCAGGTCTATCTCGCCCTGGCTGCACCTCCAGTTGCGCTCCAGCAGCGTGTAGCCCGCCCGAGCCAGGTAATCCGCCGCGCAGTCCTCACCGCGCCGGCCCACTTCGTCTTTGCGTGCCACGAGCACCTCCGCCACCAGGGTGCGCAGGTGCCCGTTCGTCGCGGGGTGCCGGGACGCAGAGTGTGCAGACGTGGAGCAACGCGGGGCCTGTGGAGGACGGGCGCGGGTCGCCGGTCAGGCCGTTCAGTTGGTGTCGTTGCTGGCCTGCTGCTGCAACTCTGCCGATGCCCGGTCCAGTTCCTTGTCGAGCTCCTTGGCGTCCACCTTGAGCTCCTTCTGGATGTGCTTCTGGGCCACAAGACCGGCTTTGCGGAATTCTTCCTCCAGGCGGTCCTTGCCCACCACGATGAGCGCCGCCTCACCGGAGTCGAGCATCTCACCGAGTTCCTTGAGATCTCCACGGTCCAGGCTCCGCCAGAAGTGCCCGACGATGCTGCCGGCCGCGCCGCCCACGATGGCCGTACCGATGATTGACGGCGGGAAGAGGAGCCCAAGAACGGCGCCCGCGGCCACACCGGTCCACCCGGCGTGCTTACTGGTCTTGCGGCGCACCTGCACGGTGCCGTCGGCCTCCTTGGTCGCGACGGCGGCGTCATAGGTGCCGATGACCTTGTCGGAGTGCAGCTCGCGCACCACCTCGAGATCGGCCTCGGCCGTGGCCGTGTCGGGGTAGACGCCGAGGTAGAGGAAGACGGAATCGTCAGACATGGGAACTCCTTGCTCGTAGGGGACGGCTGGATGGTTCGGGCGAGGGCGGGCGACCTGATCTGCGCGTCCGCTCAGCGCTCGATGCGGAAGCTACTCACCCCCCGCCCGGGTGTCAACCACCTGCGGTCGTAGGCTGGTCGCATGACGAGGACTCTGGCCCACCGTTCGACCGATCTGATGATGCGCGTGATGAACGCTGCCCACCGGTCGCTGGTGGTGCTCTCCCGCGGCCGGTTGGGCTGGAAGATCGGCCCCATGCCGGTCGTGGAGCTCCACACGACGGGCCGGAAGAGCGGCGTCCGCAGATCCACCATGCTCACGGCGCCGGTCTACGAACCGGACAAAGTGGTGTTGATCGCGTCCAAGGGCGGCGACGAACGGCATCCGTACTGGTACCTCAACCTGGTCGCCGACCCGAACGTGGAACTCACCGAGAACGGGGTGACGCGCCCGATGCGGGCGCGCACCGCCGGCGAGGCCGAAAAGGCGCAGCTGTGGCCCCGCATCGTGCGAGCCAATCCCGGCTACGCCGGCTACCAGCGCAAGACCAGCCGCGACATCCCCGTCGTCATCTGCGAGCCACGCACGCCGTAAGCGGGTGCGGGCCGCTCACACGGTGAGGGCGGTGGTTGTCGAAGCTCCCCCGGCGAAGGCCGCGTCCGTGGCGCGCAACACCCGGAGGACGTTCGCGCCGGCCAGGGCGGCGAGGGCGGCGGCGTTCCATCCTCGACCGGCCAGTTCGGCAAGCAGGGCCGGGTAGCCGTCCACTCCCTCCAGCTGCTCGGGAAACTCGTCGGTACCGTCGAAGTCGCCGCCGAGCCCGATGTGGCGGATGCCGGCCACCGCCCGCGCATGCTCCACGTGGTCCGCCACCTGAGCGAGCGTCACCCTCGGGGCCGGTCCGCTCTGATCGCCGTCGAACCAGGCGGCGTACTCGGCCGAGACGAACTGGGGCACGAACGTGACCATGAGCACGCCGTCGTTGCCGGCCAAGCGTGCGAGCACGTCGTCCGGCACGTTGCGCGGATGCGGCGTGACACCGTGACAGCAGCTGTGGCTGAAAATCACCGGGGCGCTCGTCACGTCCAGCGCGGCATGCGCGGTGGCCGGGGAGACATGCGAGAGGTCGACGAGTAACCCCAGGCGGTTCAGTTCCCGGATGTACTCCACGCCACGGGCGGTGAGCCCGCCGTGCACCGGCTCGTCGGTGCCGGAGTCGGCCCAGCTGGTGTTGTGCACATGGGTGAGGGTGAGGTACCGCACGCCGAGCCGGGCGAGCATCCGCAGCACACCGGGCGAATCGTTCAGGCAATGGGCGCCCTCGGCGCCGAGCAGGGAGGCGATACGCCCACCGGCCCGCGCGGCCTCGACACCGGCCGCGCTCGTGGCGATCGCGAAGGTGTCCGGGTACCGGGCGGCGAGCCGGTAGACCCAGTCGATCTGCTCCAGAGCGCCTTGCACGGCGGCGGCGCCCTCGAGGGTGTCCTCCACGTACACCGACCAGAACTGTCCGCCCACCCGGCCCGCACGCAGCCGGTCGATGTCGGTGTCGGTCTCCAACGCCCCGTCCAGGCCTTCGACGGAGTAACCGCGGTTCTCGCGGCATTCCCAGGCCCAGTCGTTGTGCCCGTCGATGAGCGGAGCAAGTTCGAGGGCCGCATCCACGGCGGCCTGGGCCTCCGCGCTGGAAACACTGTGGGCGGGGATGCTGCCTGGGGTGCTGCGCGCGTTCATCCGCACACGCTAGCAGCCGGGCGACCGGCCGGGGTGGTTACTCGTCG
It encodes the following:
- the dprA gene encoding DNA-processing protein DprA, which gives rise to MNLFGLEEKLVRSLADGVRPGAAPDASAPTQSAASPPAQAAGDRTGPAAETALALDAELFARAAWSTIAEPGDGVAGAVVERLGAVRALTAVVEAWPPERLSDSLAVGVDENGAGDPAGLLGELSLALARWRPRLSSAEVIRSLQQARRTHTTLLLPGDLLWPGGVDDLERHAPLALWWRGRPEALAALRHSIALVGARAATGYGEHVAMEAAAGLVDRGLAIVSGAAYGIDGMAHRSALASNGTTVAFLAGGVDRFYPSGHDALLTRIVEAGAVMSELPCGAAPTKWRFLQRNRLIAAASQATVVLEAGWRSGSLNTAGHAAALGRPLGAVPGPVTSPTSAGCHRLLRDYDAICVTTAAEMAELIGVGVDLELDLPGAGGAVDGAGPRERTSDQIRVFDALSVRAPRVPTELARRSGLSTAAVLGALGTLDLEGSVRERATGWVRVT
- a CDS encoding YifB family Mg chelatase-like AAA ATPase, whose protein sequence is MGLARTRSVALIGLAGSIVEVEADISSQLPGLRLIGLPDAALAEAAERVRAAAKNSGCALNPHKLTVNLSPAALRKHGSGFDLAIAVACLAADGVVPAESVGAVLHIGELALDGRLRPTPGMLPAVIAAARSGYRTVMVPAGNCDEAALVPGIRVIGVASLRDALIWHGARLEPIAVDVLTQPAEEDSVDESLDLIDVVGNDEAILALQVAAAGGHHVFMLGPPGAGKTMLAARLPGLLPDLGPAASLEVSSLRSLSGRPVGRSLITRPPLEAPHHTITAAAMVGGGSGQIRPGAAARASHGVLFLDEAPEFAAAVLDALRQPLESGRISIHRANSVAHFPARFQLVLAANPCPCGQYGTGDDCSCAPNSRRRYLARLSGPLLDRIDIQLAVKRVSAAELRLSADGGRLSSALARDRVVAARAAAAERLKDTPWTLNSEATGPWLRGRQTRLAGSVTALLDRALERGGITMRGYDRVLRVAWSIADLTGVSRPGADEVGQALYLRKGMAS
- a CDS encoding YraN family protein, with protein sequence MARKDEVGRRGEDCAADYLARAGYTLLERNWRCSQGEIDLVVAKDGDIVFVEVKTRSGTGYGHPFEAITVAKLARLRRLAGAWCEQSGLRARRIRIDVIGVIARAGHEPVVEHLEGVF
- a CDS encoding DUF1269 domain-containing protein; the encoded protein is MSDDSVFLYLGVYPDTATAEADLEVVRELHSDKVIGTYDAAVATKEADGTVQVRRKTSKHAGWTGVAAGAVLGLLFPPSIIGTAIVGGAAGSIVGHFWRSLDRGDLKELGEMLDSGEAALIVVGKDRLEEEFRKAGLVAQKHIQKELKVDAKELDKELDRASAELQQQASNDTN
- a CDS encoding nitroreductase/quinone reductase family protein yields the protein MTRTLAHRSTDLMMRVMNAAHRSLVVLSRGRLGWKIGPMPVVELHTTGRKSGVRRSTMLTAPVYEPDKVVLIASKGGDERHPYWYLNLVADPNVELTENGVTRPMRARTAGEAEKAQLWPRIVRANPGYAGYQRKTSRDIPVVICEPRTP
- a CDS encoding dipeptidase is translated as MNARSTPGSIPAHSVSSAEAQAAVDAALELAPLIDGHNDWAWECRENRGYSVEGLDGALETDTDIDRLRAGRVGGQFWSVYVEDTLEGAAAVQGALEQIDWVYRLAARYPDTFAIATSAAGVEAARAGGRIASLLGAEGAHCLNDSPGVLRMLARLGVRYLTLTHVHNTSWADSGTDEPVHGGLTARGVEYIRELNRLGLLVDLSHVSPATAHAALDVTSAPVIFSHSCCHGVTPHPRNVPDDVLARLAGNDGVLMVTFVPQFVSAEYAAWFDGDQSGPAPRVTLAQVADHVEHARAVAGIRHIGLGGDFDGTDEFPEQLEGVDGYPALLAELAGRGWNAAALAALAGANVLRVLRATDAAFAGGASTTTALTV